The nucleotide sequence GCGCGACCGTTGCGGACGGCGCCGAGTTCGGCAATCATGCAGTGCGCGCGGCCGGTGGGCGGCGCGCAGCCGTCAGCGGAATTGGAGTAATAGAAGGCGATGGGCAGATCGGCAGTGGCGAAGAACCGCCGCCACTGCTCGATGAAAGAACCGACGATTGCAGTAGTCATAAACACCTCGCGGAAGTCAACGTTAGGCAATCACCGGCAGAAATCAGGCCAAAAATGAACCGGGGGGCAAGCGAAATGAGGGGCATTCGCGGAAAATCACATCGGGGCGAGCAGACTTGAACTGCCGACCTCTCGCACCCCAAGCGAGTGCGCTACCAACTGCGCCACACCCCGATTGCGAAATGCGCGGATATAATAAGCGGAAGCGGCGGCAGGAACAACGGAAAAGATGAGCGCCGGCGCTCAAGACGAATGGGGACCGTCGCCGTTGGGCTTGTTCAGATGGAGAAAGCGCTCCAGTTCCATCAGCTCACGTTTGACCTGGCTGAGCAGCTCAATGATTTTGTCCTCGCGGCGAATTTCGGGCGCGGTATCGGAGAGTTTCTGCCGCGCGCCTTCGATGGTATAGCCCTCGTCGTAAAGAAG is from Candidatus Zixiibacteriota bacterium and encodes:
- a CDS encoding MerR family transcriptional regulator, encoding MTDVKPYVLRFWEKEFPQLRPKKNRGGNRVYQKREIVLVNRIKALLYDEGYTIEGARQKLSDTAPEIRREDKIIELLSQVKRELMELERFLHLNKPNGDGPHSS